The genomic region TGGGCATCATCGGACGGGGCATGACGCCGCTGGATACGCTGATTGATCAGGTGGCGATCGAATATGGCAGAACTGTCGATACGGGATTGGAAATGAACAGCTTCGTTCGGCGCAATGATGCTTGGGCCTTTATGGAACGCGGCGTTGCCGCCGTGATGGTGGGTGGGTCTTTTACCGATCCGGAACTGCTGAACGGGTTCCTGAGCGGGCGCTATCATCGCAACACGGATGAGATAGACGGTATTGAGCTCGGTGGAGCGCATGAAGATACACTCCTCCACATCGGATTGGGCCGGGCATTTTCCGATCCTCAACGATATCCGACACCTGAGCGCTAGCAACCGGCGCGCTTCCCTCCTATAGGAACGCGACAGCGAATCTCGAGCAAGGTGAACGCGGTCATGGAAATCAGTGAAGGACTCACATTTGACGATGTCCTTTTGCGCCCGGCAGAGTCCGAAATTCTGCCCAGCGCAGCAGATACAACAACGCGGCTAACCCGCGATATCGGGCTGAATATTCCCATTCTTTCTGCTGCGATGGACACGGTCACCGAGGCCGACATGGCAATTGTCATGGCCCAGTTGGGTGGCATCGGCGTGCTCCACCGCAACCTTTCGGTTGAGGAGCAAGCCGCTGCGGTCCGCGCCGTGAAACGCTTTGAGAGCGGGATGGTTGTCAATCCGATCACCATGGCGCCTGACCAGCGGCTCGCAGAAGCGCTCGATCTGATGGAGCGCAACAAGATATCCGGGATTCCGATTACCGAAAGCAGCGGAAAGCTTGTCGGCATCCTGACGAACCGAGATGTCCGCTTTGCAGAGAATCCGGATCAGCCGGTCTCCGAGCTGATGACGAAGGACAATCTTGCGACGGTCGGGCAGGGGGTTACCCAGGAAGAAGCACGACGCCTGCTGCACCAGCGGCGGATCGAAAAGCTGATTGTCGTCGATGACGATTATCGCTGTGTTGGCCTGATTACGGTGAAGGATATCGAGAAAGCCGTTACCTATCCGGACGCAACCAAGGATGATTCCGCGCGGCTGCGTGTGGCGGGTGCGACGACGGTTGGTGACAAGGGTTTTGAGCGAACAGAAGCTCTCATCGATGCGGAATGCGATCTGATCATAATCGATACCGCACATGGTCATAACCGATCTGTCGGTGAGGCCGTTGAGCGGGTGAAGAAGCTTTCCAATTCTGTCCAGGTCGTGGCTGGCAATGTCGCGACAGCCGAGGGCGCCCGCGCGCTGGTCGATGCTGGCGCGGACGGGATCAAGATTGGGATCGGTCCGGGCTCGATCTGCACGACGCGGGTGGTGGCTGGTGTTGGTGTGCCGCAACTGACTGCCGTTATGGAATCGTCGGAAGAGGCGGCAAAATCGGGCGTTCCGGTGATCGCCGATGGGGGTTTGCGGACCTCTGGCGATGTCGCGAAAGCACTGGCTGCAGGCGCGTCGACGGTGATGATCGGATCGCTCTTGGCCGGTACTGCCGAGGCACCAGGTGAGACGTTCCTGTATCAAGGTCGCTCATACAAAAGCTATCGCGGCATGGGCTCTGTCGGCGCAATGGCGCGTGGCTCCGCCGATCGCTACTTCCAACAGGATGTCACCGAACAGCTCAAACTGGTTCCCGAGGGTATTGAGGGCCAGGTGCCGTTCAAGGGCCCGGCCAAGGATGTGATCCATCAGCTTGTCGGCGGCGTGAAAGCGGCGATGGGCTATACTGGTTCTCCGACGATTGATGCGTTGCAGAAGCGCGCGTCCTTCCTGCGGATCACCAATGCGGGCCTGCGCGAAAGCCATGTCCATGACGTGTCGATCACGCGCGAAGCCCCCAACTATCCGACCCGCTAGCCAATGACTCCGGCCGCGCGCATCCAGGCGGCAATTGAGTTGCTCGATGCGATCATTGCGGCGTCCCATAATAATGGGGCAGCGGCGGACACGCTCATCAAACGCTATTTTCGGGAACGCCGCTATGCGGGCTCTAAGGATCGGCGGGCGGTGCGCGATCTCGTCTATCGCGCGATCCGCCGCTATGGCAGCGCGCCGCACAATGGTCGGGCAGCACTGGTTGGACTGACCCAGGATGAACCGGAGTTGCGGGAGCATTTCGATGGTTCGCAGCATGGCCCCGCGCGGTTGGCGAGTAACGAAGTTGGCTCGCTGCCCACTGAAATTCCGCCATGGTTGCGGGACAAATTCTCTGACACTGTCGACGATGCAGACGTTGAGAGCCTGTCCGGGCGCGCGCCGCTCGACATTCGCGTCAATCTATCCCGAACAGACCGAAAGAGCGTGGTGCAGGCCATTGATGGCGCGGAGCCGGGGAAAATAAGTCGCTCCGCCGTCCGCCTGCCGCAAGGCTATCCGATCGAGCAACACGCGCTGTGGCA from Parasphingopyxis sp. CP4 harbors:
- the guaB gene encoding IMP dehydrogenase gives rise to the protein MEISEGLTFDDVLLRPAESEILPSAADTTTRLTRDIGLNIPILSAAMDTVTEADMAIVMAQLGGIGVLHRNLSVEEQAAAVRAVKRFESGMVVNPITMAPDQRLAEALDLMERNKISGIPITESSGKLVGILTNRDVRFAENPDQPVSELMTKDNLATVGQGVTQEEARRLLHQRRIEKLIVVDDDYRCVGLITVKDIEKAVTYPDATKDDSARLRVAGATTVGDKGFERTEALIDAECDLIIIDTAHGHNRSVGEAVERVKKLSNSVQVVAGNVATAEGARALVDAGADGIKIGIGPGSICTTRVVAGVGVPQLTAVMESSEEAAKSGVPVIADGGLRTSGDVAKALAAGASTVMIGSLLAGTAEAPGETFLYQGRSYKSYRGMGSVGAMARGSADRYFQQDVTEQLKLVPEGIEGQVPFKGPAKDVIHQLVGGVKAAMGYTGSPTIDALQKRASFLRITNAGLRESHVHDVSITREAPNYPTR